From the unidentified bacterial endosymbiont genome, one window contains:
- the fhuF gene encoding siderophore-iron reductase FhuF, which translates to MATRTLQAADPLIWRARLSTGSMTLAEAIRDKIAETRAHLLEFIKLDEAHPHAAMTLAQWKRPAERQSLLAAYSDHIYRNQPTQAREDKPLLSLWAQWYIGLMVPPVMLALLTQDAMLDLSPDHFHVEFHETGRAACFWVDVHEDQNASHLSAQDRMERLVTRALIPVVDVLEETGEINGKLIWSNTGYLIHWYLTEMKPLLDEEKVDALRQSCFFAKQLSDGRDNPLFRTVVPRDGLLVRRTCCQRYRLPDVQQCGDCTLKSLR; encoded by the coding sequence ATGGCCACTCGCACTCTACAAGCCGCTGACCCCCTTATCTGGCGAGCCCGTCTCTCCACGGGGAGCATGACGCTTGCAGAGGCCATTCGGGATAAAATCGCTGAAACCCGCGCTCATCTGCTGGAATTTATCAAGCTTGATGAAGCCCACCCGCACGCTGCCATGACGCTTGCCCAGTGGAAGCGCCCTGCGGAGCGTCAGTCGCTTTTGGCCGCCTATTCCGACCATATCTACCGTAACCAACCGACTCAGGCGCGGGAAGATAAACCCCTGCTGTCACTTTGGGCGCAATGGTATATCGGGTTGATGGTGCCTCCCGTTATGCTGGCGTTGTTAACCCAGGACGCAATGCTGGATCTCTCCCCGGATCATTTCCATGTCGAGTTTCACGAAACCGGTCGTGCCGCCTGTTTCTGGGTTGACGTTCATGAAGACCAGAATGCAAGTCACCTTTCTGCTCAGGATCGTATGGAACGGCTTGTGACTCGCGCATTGATTCCGGTAGTTGATGTCCTGGAAGAGACGGGAGAAATTAACGGCAAGCTTATCTGGAGCAATACCGGGTATCTCATCCACTGGTATCTAACAGAGATGAAGCCGCTGCTGGATGAAGAGAAAGTCGATGCCCTGCGCCAGTCCTGCTTCTTTGCAAAACAGCTTTCCGATGGCCGGGATAACCCGTTATTCCGCACTGTCGTCCCTCGTGACGGACTTCTGGTTCGCCGCACCTGCTGCCAGCGATATCGCCTGCCAGACGTTCAGCAGTGTGGGGATTGCACGCTTAAGTCGTTGCGCTAA
- a CDS encoding PTS sugar transporter subunit IIC, which yields MSANHAAFNLIFRFVENYVSPIAGRISSQRHVMAIRDGFISAMPFMIVGSFLLVFAYPPFSPDTTWGFARAWLDMAKQFEGQILTPFDMTMGVMSIYICAAIAYNLGKHYMKSHQLDPFMCAMLSLMAFLLVAAPKTKGALPVDSLGGTGIFTAILVAIYCVEMMRFLKAHNIGIRLPDQVPPMIKNSFDLLIPVLVVVLTLYPLSLLIQSQFGMLIPQAIMSVFKPLVSAADSLPAILLAVLIGHLLWFAGIHGAAIVSGMLQMFWLTNLSANQTALAASQPLPHIFMEAFWTFFIVIGGSGATMGLVLCYLRSRSAHLRSIGRLSVVPSFFNINEPVIFGTPIVMNPVFFIPFLLAPMVNAVLAWGVMKLDLIGRVISVVPWTAPAPVGAAWALGWDYRAAILVIVLACVSAIIYFPFFKVYEKQLLEQEAEEALRNAEEDNQQVA from the coding sequence ATGTCTGCCAACCATGCTGCGTTTAATCTGATATTCCGGTTCGTTGAAAATTACGTCAGCCCCATTGCCGGGCGGATCTCATCCCAGCGCCACGTCATGGCTATCAGGGATGGTTTTATCTCAGCCATGCCATTCATGATTGTTGGTTCATTCTTGTTAGTGTTTGCGTATCCACCGTTCTCACCCGACACCACCTGGGGCTTTGCACGCGCCTGGCTGGATATGGCGAAGCAATTTGAAGGCCAGATCCTGACGCCGTTTGATATGACGATGGGAGTGATGTCTATTTATATTTGTGCGGCCATCGCCTATAACCTGGGCAAACACTATATGAAGTCACATCAGTTAGATCCCTTTATGTGTGCCATGCTGTCGCTGATGGCCTTTCTGCTGGTTGCGGCACCTAAAACGAAAGGGGCCTTGCCCGTAGATAGCCTGGGTGGGACGGGGATTTTTACCGCTATTCTGGTGGCAATCTACTGCGTGGAGATGATGCGTTTTCTGAAAGCGCACAACATTGGCATCCGTCTGCCCGACCAGGTGCCACCGATGATCAAAAATTCTTTTGATCTGTTGATCCCTGTGCTGGTGGTGGTACTGACGCTCTATCCGCTGAGCCTGCTGATTCAGTCTCAGTTTGGGATGCTGATCCCGCAGGCCATTATGTCGGTATTTAAACCCCTGGTTTCCGCTGCTGACTCCCTGCCTGCGATCCTGCTGGCGGTGCTGATTGGTCATTTGCTGTGGTTTGCGGGGATCCACGGAGCCGCCATTGTTTCCGGGATGCTGCAGATGTTCTGGTTAACTAACCTTAGCGCTAACCAGACTGCGCTGGCAGCCAGTCAGCCATTACCTCATATCTTTATGGAAGCCTTCTGGACGTTTTTCATCGTTATTGGCGGATCAGGGGCAACGATGGGGTTGGTGCTTTGCTATCTGCGTAGCCGTTCTGCTCACCTGCGTTCGATTGGGCGTTTGAGCGTCGTACCCAGTTTCTTTAATATTAACGAACCCGTTATCTTCGGTACGCCGATAGTGATGAACCCGGTGTTCTTTATTCCGTTCCTGCTGGCGCCAATGGTTAACGCCGTGCTGGCCTGGGGAGTCATGAAGTTAGACCTGATTGGTCGTGTTATCTCTGTGGTGCCGTGGACGGCGCCAGCACCTGTAGGTGCCGCATGGGCACTGGGCTGGGACTACCGTGCCGCGATTCTGGTGATTGTGCTGGCCTGCGTGTCGGCCATTATCTACTTCCCGTTCTTTAAAGTGTACGAGAAGCAGTTGCTGGAGCAGGAAGCAGAAGAAGCACTGCGCAATGCTGAAGAAGACAACCAGCAGGTTGCCTAG
- a CDS encoding YbaK/EbsC family protein gives MSLQSVQQFFADNAPDIKVIELAQSTATVALAAAAHRVEPGQIAKTLSLKVKNEVILVVAKGDARLDNKKLKDTFGAKARMLSSDEVVIITGHPVGGVCPFGLENPLSVYCDISLKNYAEVLPAAGAIHSAVRISPDRMAELTLAKWVDVCI, from the coding sequence ATGAGTTTGCAGTCTGTACAGCAGTTTTTTGCCGACAACGCGCCGGATATTAAGGTCATCGAACTGGCTCAAAGTACCGCAACCGTAGCATTGGCCGCTGCAGCCCATCGCGTGGAGCCTGGGCAAATCGCCAAAACCCTGTCGCTGAAGGTAAAAAATGAAGTGATTCTGGTTGTTGCGAAAGGTGATGCGCGGCTGGATAACAAAAAATTGAAAGACACCTTCGGCGCGAAAGCACGGATGCTCAGTAGTGATGAAGTTGTCATCATTACCGGTCATCCTGTTGGTGGCGTCTGCCCCTTCGGGCTGGAAAACCCACTTTCGGTTTACTGTGATATTTCCTTAAAAAACTATGCTGAAGTGCTCCCTGCAGCCGGTGCAATTCACAGTGCCGTGCGCATCTCCCCTGACCGGATGGCGGAGCTGACCCTTGCAAAGTGGGTCGATGTTTGTATTTGA
- the bglJ gene encoding DNA-binding transcriptional activator BglJ has protein sequence MSAVGLRHLFALPAFSRYELHLFSEFKSFKAALPHISFFSVIYSLSDAREERRNCLASLRDLAFTHCDIQRIILASDEMEARLISHLSPSRLHGIISKSASLGDLQEALMALLKETRRINDNMLNHYYMSHNRMLSPTERAILRYMSCGYSIPEIAARLERNIKTIRAHKFNAMVKLGVNSDVGLLDAADILAHLPARETRGSALSTSTPGFL, from the coding sequence ATGAGTGCTGTAGGGCTACGGCATCTGTTTGCATTGCCCGCGTTTAGCCGTTATGAGTTGCATCTGTTTAGCGAGTTCAAGAGTTTTAAGGCAGCACTTCCCCACATCTCCTTTTTCTCAGTGATCTATTCACTTTCCGATGCGCGTGAGGAGCGCCGTAACTGTCTGGCATCCTTGCGGGATCTTGCCTTTACGCATTGTGATATCCAGCGCATTATTCTGGCGTCGGATGAAATGGAGGCGCGTTTGATTAGCCATCTGTCGCCTTCACGGCTGCATGGCATCATCAGTAAATCGGCATCGCTTGGCGATTTGCAGGAGGCGTTGATGGCCTTGCTAAAGGAAACGCGCCGAATAAATGACAATATGCTCAACCACTATTATATGAGCCATAACAGGATGTTAAGTCCAACGGAACGTGCCATATTGCGCTATATGTCCTGCGGGTATTCTATCCCTGAAATCGCGGCACGGCTTGAGCGCAATATTAAGACTATTCGGGCACATAAGTTCAATGCCATGGTTAAGCTGGGTGTCAATTCCGACGTCGGGTTGCTTGATGCTGCAGATATCCTTGCTCATCTTCCGGCAAGAGAAACGCGTGGTTCCGCTTTAAGTACCAGTACCCCGGGGTTCTTATAA
- a CDS encoding helix-turn-helix transcriptional regulator, translating into MLPVNGKHGVIISRIPVMQHGLGSVMTRHLPEFEVSYCRTLQELTLLQLRCADVIIADVSGDYQNPRGALEEYYDLLSQYKNIHWIFLVPRPLYSIAVELLMRPESTLLSDIESVDGVIDAIRTGRNLTARISQTLLQSEPPVSEDEDASFIVLTHSERKVLRLLGKGWGINQIATLLKKSNKTISAQKNSAMRRLSLRTNADLYAWISSAQGMRELSLLSAYGEYEEWKRPLQQDISPSLKTAQ; encoded by the coding sequence ATGTTGCCAGTAAATGGTAAACACGGAGTAATAATTAGCAGGATACCCGTTATGCAACACGGGTTAGGTAGTGTTATGACACGCCACTTACCTGAGTTCGAGGTAAGCTATTGCCGAACGCTGCAAGAGCTGACGTTGCTACAATTACGTTGCGCTGACGTTATTATTGCGGACGTTTCAGGTGATTATCAGAACCCCCGAGGCGCACTCGAAGAATATTACGACTTATTGAGCCAATATAAGAATATCCACTGGATTTTTTTAGTACCTCGTCCTCTTTATTCGATTGCCGTTGAACTACTGATGCGTCCTGAGAGCACGTTGCTCTCTGATATTGAATCTGTTGACGGCGTCATTGATGCAATACGTACTGGTCGTAATCTAACGGCACGGATCAGCCAGACATTATTGCAATCAGAGCCTCCAGTCTCTGAAGATGAAGACGCGTCATTTATCGTTCTCACTCACTCTGAACGTAAGGTCTTGCGTCTGCTGGGTAAAGGCTGGGGTATTAACCAAATAGCCACGTTGCTTAAGAAGAGTAACAAAACTATTAGCGCACAGAAAAACAGCGCCATGCGCCGGTTGTCACTGCGTACCAACGCTGATTTGTACGCCTGGATCAGCAGTGCTCAGGGAATGAGAGAGCTGAGTTTACTGTCAGCCTATGGAGAGTATGAGGAATGGAAAAGACCGCTTCAGCAGGACATATCGCCGTCATTGAAAACTGCACAATGA
- a CDS encoding threonine/serine ThrE exporter family protein, giving the protein MQADRSMQRVATRLCIQCGLFLLQHGAESALVEELSTRLGLALGMDSVESAISSNAIVLTTIKEGQCLTSTRKNHDRGINMHVVTQVQHIVILAEHRLLDLREIEKRFNHIKPLRYPRWLVVMMVGLSCACFCKLNQGGWDGAVITFFASSIAMFVRQLLTLRHLHPQINFCITAFVATTVSGLLLRLPQFVDTSTVAMAASVLLLVPGFPLINAVADMFKGHINTGLARWAIASLLTLATCIGVVMAMTLWGLRGWA; this is encoded by the coding sequence ATGCAGGCAGATCGGTCAATGCAGCGTGTGGCAACGCGACTGTGTATTCAATGCGGCCTTTTTCTTCTCCAGCACGGCGCGGAAAGCGCCCTGGTTGAAGAACTTTCAACACGGCTGGGGCTGGCGCTGGGTATGGATAGCGTGGAAAGCGCTATCTCCTCAAACGCCATCGTGCTGACCACCATTAAAGAGGGTCAGTGCTTGACCTCTACGCGCAAAAACCATGACCGCGGGATTAATATGCACGTCGTTACCCAGGTTCAGCATATCGTCATTCTGGCTGAGCATAGGCTTCTCGACCTGCGGGAAATCGAAAAACGCTTCAACCACATTAAGCCGTTACGCTACCCACGCTGGCTGGTTGTCATGATGGTGGGGCTATCCTGCGCTTGCTTTTGTAAACTCAATCAAGGCGGGTGGGATGGCGCAGTCATTACCTTTTTCGCCAGCAGCATCGCCATGTTTGTTCGCCAGTTGCTGACGCTCAGACATTTGCATCCGCAAATTAACTTTTGCATCACAGCGTTTGTTGCCACCACGGTCTCAGGCCTGCTGCTGCGCCTGCCACAGTTCGTCGACACGTCGACCGTTGCCATGGCGGCCAGCGTTCTCCTGCTGGTGCCGGGCTTCCCGTTAATTAATGCCGTTGCCGACATGTTTAAAGGGCATATTAATACTGGCCTCGCGCGCTGGGCGATTGCCAGTTTATTAACGCTCGCCACCTGTATTGGCGTGGTCATGGCCATGACGCTATGGGGGTTACGCGGATGGGCGTGA
- a CDS encoding threonine/serine exporter: MGVIDFLLALAQDMFLAAIPAVGFAMVFNVPQRALPWCALLGAVGHGSRMVMMTAGFNIEWSTFMASLLVGSIGIQWSRWYLAHPKVFTVAAVIPMFPGISAYTAMISAVKISHFGYSEPQMILLLSNFLKASSIVGALSIGLSIPGLWLYRKRPRV; the protein is encoded by the coding sequence ATGGGCGTGATAGATTTTCTGTTGGCACTGGCGCAGGATATGTTCCTGGCCGCCATCCCTGCCGTCGGTTTCGCCATGGTGTTCAACGTGCCCCAGCGTGCGCTACCGTGGTGTGCGCTATTAGGAGCAGTAGGTCACGGATCGCGGATGGTCATGATGACGGCCGGTTTTAATATCGAATGGTCGACATTTATGGCCTCCCTGCTGGTCGGCAGCATTGGCATTCAGTGGTCGCGCTGGTATTTGGCGCATCCAAAGGTCTTTACCGTCGCCGCCGTAATCCCCATGTTCCCGGGCATCTCAGCCTATACGGCTATGATTTCAGCGGTGAAGATTAGCCACTTTGGCTACAGCGAGCCGCAAATGATCCTTCTTCTGAGCAACTTCCTTAAGGCGTCTTCCATTGTCGGGGCGCTGTCGATTGGTTTGTCGATCCCGGGGCTGTGGCTGTACCGTAAACGCCCACGCGTTTGA